In Polaribacter sp. L3A8, a genomic segment contains:
- a CDS encoding acyl-CoA carboxylase subunit beta — translation MANQDKINELIEKRAEAKMGGGEKRIDSQHAKGKLTARERIDILLDEDSFEEFDMFVTHRTKSFGLDKQIYLSDGVVTGHGTIDGRIVYVFAQDFTVFGGSLSETYALKICKVMDMAMKIGVPVIGLNDSGGARIQEGVRSLAGYAEIFQRNIMASGVIPQISSILGPCAGGAVYSPALTDFTIMTENTSYMFVTGPKVVKSVTGEVVTAEELGGAKIHSTRSGVSHFLAANDEENLLLVRKLLSYMPANNLEEPPIIACNDPIDRLDDALNEIIPENPNQPYDIVDVISILADNGEFTEVHRNYARNICVGFARFNGRPVGIVANQPKYYAGVLDIDASRKAARFVRFCDAFNIAIVTLVDVPGFLPGTGQEYGGIILHGAKLLFAYGEATVPKVTITLRKSYGGAHDVMSCKQLRGDVNYAWPTAEIAVMGAKGAVEVLEGSNIRKIEDAGEKQEYIQKKEDEYTEKFANPYMAAKYGFIDDVIEPRNTRFRIVRALELLQNKKDVNPPKKHSNIPL, via the coding sequence ATGGCAAATCAAGATAAAATTAACGAGCTCATAGAAAAAAGAGCAGAAGCTAAAATGGGGGGAGGAGAAAAACGTATCGATTCTCAACACGCCAAAGGTAAATTAACAGCACGAGAACGTATAGATATTCTTTTAGACGAAGATAGTTTTGAAGAGTTTGACATGTTTGTAACCCACCGAACAAAATCTTTTGGGTTGGATAAACAAATTTATCTTTCTGATGGTGTGGTTACAGGGCACGGTACAATAGACGGAAGAATTGTTTATGTCTTTGCGCAAGATTTTACTGTTTTCGGAGGTTCATTGTCTGAAACCTATGCTTTAAAGATTTGTAAGGTAATGGATATGGCTATGAAAATTGGGGTTCCGGTTATCGGATTAAACGATTCTGGTGGCGCACGTATTCAAGAGGGAGTAAGGTCTTTAGCTGGTTATGCAGAAATTTTTCAAAGAAACATTATGGCATCTGGGGTCATTCCTCAAATTTCGTCAATTTTAGGACCTTGTGCTGGTGGAGCGGTTTATTCTCCGGCATTAACAGACTTTACTATTATGACAGAAAATACAAGTTATATGTTTGTTACTGGTCCAAAAGTAGTAAAATCGGTAACTGGAGAAGTGGTTACAGCAGAAGAACTAGGAGGTGCTAAAATTCATTCTACTAGATCTGGTGTTTCTCATTTCTTAGCAGCAAATGATGAAGAAAATTTATTGCTCGTTCGCAAGTTGTTAAGTTATATGCCTGCAAACAATTTAGAAGAACCACCAATAATTGCATGTAATGATCCTATTGATCGATTAGATGATGCTTTAAATGAAATTATTCCAGAAAATCCAAATCAACCTTATGACATTGTTGATGTAATATCAATACTTGCAGACAACGGAGAGTTTACAGAAGTGCATAGAAATTATGCACGTAATATTTGTGTAGGTTTTGCAAGGTTTAATGGTCGTCCGGTTGGTATTGTTGCCAATCAACCAAAATATTATGCAGGTGTTTTAGATATTGATGCATCAAGAAAAGCGGCTCGTTTTGTACGTTTTTGTGATGCTTTTAATATTGCAATTGTAACGCTTGTTGATGTTCCAGGATTCTTACCAGGTACTGGTCAAGAATATGGAGGAATTATTTTACATGGAGCAAAATTATTGTTTGCTTATGGAGAAGCTACGGTACCTAAAGTAACTATTACTTTGCGTAAATCTTATGGTGGTGCGCACGATGTAATGAGTTGCAAGCAACTAAGGGGTGATGTAAATTATGCATGGCCAACTGCAGAAATTGCGGTAATGGGAGCAAAGGGAGCTGTTGAGGTTTTAGAAGGATCTAATATTAGAAAAATAGAAGATGCTGGAGAAAAACAAGAGTACATTCAGAAAAAAGAGGATGAGTATACAGAGAAGTTTGCCAATCCTTATATGGCAGCAAAATATGGGTTTATAGATGATGTAATTGAGCCAAGAAACACCCGTTTTAGAATTGTTAGAGCTTTAGAATTACTTCAAAATAAAAAAGATGTAAACCCTCCAAAAAAACACTCAAATATTCCATTATAA
- a CDS encoding OadG family protein, whose protein sequence is MTYLLINTNTISEGYVILFTGLFIVFSALVTLALVFNYGLPVMLYVYNIITKGKDKKVSEIKIKKDSNFTGEISAVIGAAIHMYTSEQHDHESAILTIKQVKKTYSPWSSKIYGIQNRL, encoded by the coding sequence ATGACATATCTACTAATAAATACAAACACAATAAGTGAAGGTTACGTTATCTTATTTACTGGGTTATTCATTGTTTTTAGTGCCTTGGTAACACTTGCACTTGTTTTTAATTATGGATTGCCTGTAATGCTTTATGTGTATAACATAATTACCAAAGGAAAGGACAAAAAAGTTAGTGAAATTAAAATAAAAAAAGATAGCAATTTCACAGGAGAAATTTCTGCGGTTATAGGAGCTGCAATTCACATGTATACAAGTGAACAGCATGATCATGAAAGCGCAATTTTAACAATTAAACAAGTTAAAAAAACATATTCACCTTGGAGTTCTAAAATTTACGGAATTCAAAATAGATTATAA
- a CDS encoding biotin/lipoyl-containing protein, whose product MKSYKFKVNDNGYTVNIKSHEDNIINLEVNGTLYEVKMNEEIKKSKTPTLVRAASLRPAEPLKVNPKSQKTRIVAPIPGVVLSIDVKVGDTLKVGDRVLVLEAMKMENSIVCENAGTITAIKISVGQQVLHDELMIELE is encoded by the coding sequence ATGAAAAGCTATAAATTTAAAGTAAACGATAACGGTTACACCGTTAATATAAAGTCACATGAAGACAATATTATTAACCTAGAAGTTAATGGTACTTTATATGAGGTGAAAATGAACGAGGAGATTAAAAAATCTAAAACTCCTACTTTAGTTCGTGCTGCATCGCTTAGACCTGCAGAGCCTCTAAAAGTAAATCCTAAGTCTCAAAAAACACGTATTGTAGCCCCAATTCCTGGTGTTGTATTATCTATCGATGTAAAAGTAGGAGATACACTTAAGGTAGGAGACAGAGTGCTTGTTTTAGAAGCAATGAAAATGGAAAATAGTATTGTTTGTGAAAATGCTGGTACAATTACGGCTATAAAAATTAGCGTTGGTCAGCAAGTATTGCATGATGAATTAATGATAGAACTAGAATAA
- a CDS encoding sodium ion-translocating decarboxylase subunit beta yields MKKVILIFCVLSLLIFIRPVLGFDTNSNTDSLNDATVSTTQVDKASPQQGVFDGALKGIKTFYGYTGFANATSGNLIMIIIGIVFIYLGIKYDYEPLLLIPIGAGVIIGNIPFVAGNQTGIYETGSVLNFLYFGVVKGIYPPLIFLGIGAMTDFSSLIANPKLMLLGAAAQIGVFATFMGALYLGFNLPEAGAIGIIGGADGPTAIFLSSKLANGVNIMADGTTVKNLIGPIAIAAYSYMALVPVIQPPLMRMLISKEDRKIKMKPPRAVSQKEKMIFPVVALILTTFISPSALPLLGMLFFGNLLKESGRTERLADTARTKLIDIVTILLGVTVGASTQADIFITKDSLLIFGLGAISFVIATCGGLLFARFMNRFLKGDNKINPLIGAAGVSAVPDSARVVHTEGLKYDSSNYLLMHAMAPNVAGVIGSAIAAGIILSFLG; encoded by the coding sequence ATGAAAAAAGTAATATTAATATTTTGTGTTCTATCTTTATTGATCTTTATAAGACCAGTATTAGGTTTTGACACAAATTCGAACACCGACAGCTTAAACGATGCTACGGTTTCTACTACGCAGGTTGATAAAGCATCACCACAACAAGGTGTTTTTGATGGAGCGCTTAAAGGGATTAAAACATTTTATGGGTACACCGGTTTTGCAAATGCAACATCAGGAAACTTAATAATGATTATAATCGGAATTGTATTTATCTACTTAGGTATTAAATATGATTACGAGCCCTTACTGTTAATACCTATTGGTGCTGGTGTTATTATAGGAAACATCCCTTTTGTCGCCGGAAATCAAACCGGAATCTATGAGACAGGATCTGTGTTAAACTTTCTTTATTTTGGGGTGGTAAAAGGAATTTATCCGCCATTAATTTTTTTAGGAATTGGTGCAATGACAGATTTTTCATCTTTAATTGCAAATCCAAAATTAATGCTTTTAGGTGCTGCTGCTCAAATTGGGGTTTTTGCTACTTTTATGGGAGCATTGTATTTAGGGTTTAACCTTCCAGAAGCAGGTGCAATTGGTATTATTGGTGGTGCAGATGGACCAACAGCTATTTTTCTTTCTTCTAAATTAGCCAATGGAGTTAATATAATGGCAGATGGTACTACGGTAAAAAATCTAATTGGGCCTATTGCTATTGCAGCCTATTCTTACATGGCATTGGTGCCTGTAATTCAACCTCCTTTAATGAGAATGTTAATCTCTAAAGAGGATAGAAAAATTAAAATGAAACCACCAAGAGCTGTTAGTCAAAAGGAAAAAATGATTTTCCCTGTGGTAGCTTTAATTTTAACAACGTTCATTTCTCCGAGTGCATTACCGTTATTAGGTATGTTATTCTTTGGTAATTTACTTAAAGAATCTGGCAGAACAGAAAGGTTAGCAGATACAGCAAGAACTAAATTAATAGACATTGTAACCATTTTACTAGGGGTTACTGTAGGTGCTTCTACACAGGCAGACATCTTTATTACTAAAGATTCTTTGTTAATATTTGGTTTAGGAGCCATATCATTTGTGATTGCTACTTGTGGAGGTTTATTATTTGCTCGATTTATGAATAGATTCTTAAAAGGCGATAATAAAATTAATCCATTAATTGGTGCAGCAGGTGTATCTGCAGTACCAGATAGTGCAAGAGTTGTACATACTGAGGGATTAAAATATGATTCCAGTAATTATTTATTAATGCACGCCATGGCGCCAAATGTAGCGGGAGTTATTGGGTCTGCAATTGCTGCGGGGATTATACTAAGTTTCTTAGGATAA